In one Rhizobium lentis genomic region, the following are encoded:
- a CDS encoding efflux RND transporter periplasmic adaptor subunit produces the protein MRTILIATAIVCAIGLGSCSDEGRPAEPTRRQVGVIVAKPEPLIQGGALTGEVRARVQTDLSFRVSGKIIERLVEVGQSVKAGQLLARIDPEEQKADLDVAAANLQSAEALQTQAQLAFDRQQSLFRTQVTTRAALDQAQEALLTAQASTKSAQALFETAQDTLSYTELKADADGVITARNAEVGQVAQAAQVVFTLAHDGDRDAVFDVVESAFLRPVDGDGTVNLLSDPAQKITAKVREISPTIDSSTGTIRVKVAITSDAPIPLGAPVVGKFNYVPQDVIQLPWSAMTSKDGKPAVWIVDPASSAVSVRAVDVAGYETGSFILKSGVSAGEVVVTDGTKFLRPGEIVSYVKEDSK, from the coding sequence ATGAGAACCATTCTGATCGCCACAGCGATCGTATGCGCCATCGGTCTGGGTTCATGCAGCGATGAAGGCAGGCCGGCGGAGCCGACCCGACGGCAGGTGGGCGTCATCGTCGCCAAGCCTGAGCCGCTGATCCAGGGCGGCGCCCTTACGGGAGAAGTGCGGGCGCGTGTCCAGACCGATCTATCCTTCCGCGTCAGCGGCAAGATCATCGAACGGCTGGTCGAAGTCGGACAATCCGTCAAAGCGGGGCAGCTTCTCGCGCGGATCGATCCGGAAGAGCAGAAGGCCGACCTGGACGTGGCGGCGGCCAATCTTCAATCGGCCGAAGCGCTGCAGACCCAGGCGCAGCTTGCCTTCGACCGCCAGCAGAGCCTGTTTCGAACCCAGGTGACGACCCGTGCGGCGCTCGATCAGGCGCAGGAGGCGCTTCTGACCGCGCAGGCATCGACAAAATCGGCGCAGGCGCTCTTCGAAACCGCCCAGGACACCCTGTCCTACACCGAGCTGAAGGCGGATGCCGACGGTGTGATAACCGCCCGCAACGCTGAGGTCGGGCAGGTGGCGCAGGCCGCCCAGGTCGTCTTCACCCTTGCCCATGACGGCGACCGGGATGCCGTGTTCGACGTGGTCGAGAGCGCGTTCCTGCGCCCGGTCGATGGCGACGGCACCGTGAACCTGTTGTCCGACCCCGCGCAGAAGATCACGGCGAAGGTTCGCGAAATCTCGCCGACGATTGATTCCTCGACCGGCACCATCAGGGTCAAGGTCGCGATCACGAGCGACGCCCCCATTCCTCTCGGTGCCCCGGTCGTCGGCAAGTTCAATTATGTCCCGCAGGACGTCATCCAGCTGCCCTGGTCGGCGATGACGTCCAAGGACGGCAAGCCGGCTGTCTGGATCGTCGATCCCGCATCCTCCGCGGTTTCGGTCCGGGCGGTCGACGTTGCCGGCTACGAGACCGGCAGCTTCATCCTCAAGTCGGGCGTGTCGGCAGGAGAGGTCGTGGTGACAGACGGCACCAAGTTCCTCAGGCCGGGTGAAATCGTGTCTTATGTCAAGGAAGATTCCAAGTGA
- a CDS encoding TetR/AcrR family transcriptional regulator — protein MADQKKLTRAEQKALRPIQILDAAFEEFVRNGFTGARVDDIADRVGVTKGTVYVYFETKEKLFEAMISHFSVPFQELLAITASLSGSAADRLMSMLGLLYDQIAEDRTTRELTRLVISEGQRFPDLIDRHHDQFIAPVIAKIDGLILEGVESGEFREIPVEFSDIVVAPILTTTVLRLIFDDRRVPTPDREAFLRTYFDLLFNGLLVERR, from the coding sequence ATGGCAGATCAGAAGAAACTCACACGCGCAGAACAGAAGGCGCTGCGACCGATCCAGATCCTGGATGCCGCCTTCGAGGAATTCGTCAGAAACGGCTTTACCGGCGCCCGCGTGGACGACATCGCCGACAGGGTCGGCGTCACCAAGGGCACCGTCTATGTCTATTTCGAGACGAAGGAGAAGCTCTTCGAAGCCATGATCAGCCATTTCTCCGTGCCCTTCCAGGAGCTGCTGGCGATCACCGCGAGCCTCAGCGGTAGCGCGGCTGACAGGCTGATGTCCATGCTCGGACTGCTCTATGACCAGATCGCTGAGGATCGGACGACCCGCGAATTAACGCGGCTCGTCATTTCGGAAGGACAGCGGTTCCCCGATCTGATCGATCGCCATCACGACCAATTCATAGCGCCTGTTATCGCCAAGATCGACGGTCTCATTCTGGAAGGGGTTGAGTCCGGAGAGTTTCGGGAAATTCCGGTGGAATTCTCCGACATCGTCGTCGCCCCCATCCTGACGACGACGGTTCTGCGGCTGATATTCGACGATCGCCGCGTGCCTACTCCCGACAGGGAGGCCTTCCTCCGGACCTACTTCGACCTGCTGTTCAACGGCCTCCTTGTCGAACGCCGCTGA
- a CDS encoding LacI family DNA-binding transcriptional regulator, which produces MERKVSLKDVARDADVSLSTASHALNGTAPLTIEVRERVLDSAKRLGYLDRRRRKATIATLRVLLLAIPDDAAPQSDLNLVSWTILNGLRRECERRGIRIVPYVSTGRRIDGTEVRKIALSERADGIVVLNDDQPELIRSLASADMPVVIVNGEDPAMLVDTVTPENRFGARLGIEHLLALGHRRILHLTWKGRTTIQRRYDGFSDAYFAAQLPVPDDMIIEAEGYEPRHGEAAIDALLDRDPTMKDATAVFCAADNLALGCLKALADRNIRVPDAVSVLGFDDIVPGEFSRPPLSTVSVPTDRLGAAALALIEQRLIANDPQRPAHRLELGCHLVLRGSIAPPR; this is translated from the coding sequence GTGGAACGCAAAGTCAGTCTCAAGGATGTCGCGCGCGATGCTGATGTGTCGCTGAGCACGGCCTCGCATGCCCTGAACGGAACCGCGCCGCTGACGATCGAGGTGCGCGAGAGGGTTCTGGATTCTGCCAAACGCCTGGGCTACCTCGACCGTCGCAGGAGGAAGGCGACGATCGCCACGCTGCGCGTTCTGCTTCTCGCCATTCCCGACGATGCCGCTCCGCAGAGCGACCTCAACCTGGTGAGTTGGACGATCCTCAACGGCCTTCGCAGGGAATGCGAGCGCCGCGGCATCCGCATCGTCCCTTATGTCAGCACCGGCCGGCGCATCGACGGCACAGAGGTCCGGAAGATCGCGCTGTCTGAACGCGCCGACGGCATCGTGGTTCTGAACGACGATCAGCCCGAACTCATCCGCAGCCTTGCCTCGGCTGATATGCCCGTCGTCATCGTCAACGGTGAGGACCCGGCCATGCTGGTCGATACGGTAACGCCCGAAAACCGCTTCGGCGCTCGGCTCGGCATAGAGCATCTGCTGGCGCTCGGCCACCGCCGAATCCTGCATTTGACCTGGAAGGGCCGCACGACGATCCAGCGCCGATATGACGGCTTTTCCGACGCCTATTTCGCCGCACAGCTTCCCGTGCCTGACGATATGATCATCGAGGCCGAGGGATATGAGCCGAGACATGGCGAGGCTGCGATCGACGCGCTGCTCGATCGCGACCCTACGATGAAAGACGCGACCGCTGTCTTCTGCGCGGCCGACAATCTGGCGCTCGGCTGCCTGAAGGCCCTGGCCGATCGCAACATACGCGTGCCCGACGCGGTCTCCGTGCTCGGCTTCGACGACATCGTTCCCGGCGAGTTCAGCCGGCCGCCGCTTTCGACGGTGAGCGTACCCACCGACCGGCTCGGCGCCGCCGCTCTCGCGCTTATCGAACAGCGGCTGATTGCCAACGATCCGCAGCGGCCGGCACATCGCCTGGAGCTCGGCTGCCATCTCGTCCTGCGCGGCAGCATTGCACCACCGCGCTGA
- a CDS encoding helix-turn-helix transcriptional regulator produces the protein MDSLRPETIARLAEHEGFGFTPTHKGANFESMVQAFSAGYGVFGAQPLKNDRRFAWAADLRRTEALTVLHSAYQSSWTIRTLEDSPQHLAFFMPHSGSFRLSIGKRTVESGAGHLLMANNHEAGDRVIQGGPHRSDVLFLDWKVVKRTLASLVEPPLSESLDLDPVLDLATQSGQLIGNLLQTIVQGMRNGGPLLSSPLAAAAMSETLAHLVLRFGRHRFSHHLERKKVSLIAPWHVRRAIDYMHANIAEPLTMTMVADGVGVSLRALQTGFKAFRGTSPAGYLRTIRLQAAREHLRDPTNQQSVREICAIWGFAHAGRFSIIYRNTFGESPRDTRLRAERLR, from the coding sequence ATGGATTCGTTGAGACCAGAGACTATAGCCCGCCTTGCCGAGCACGAGGGTTTCGGTTTTACGCCCACGCATAAAGGGGCCAACTTCGAGTCGATGGTCCAAGCCTTTTCAGCGGGTTATGGGGTTTTCGGCGCGCAGCCGTTGAAGAATGACCGGAGGTTTGCCTGGGCCGCGGACTTGAGAAGGACCGAGGCGCTCACGGTGCTTCATTCGGCATATCAGAGTTCGTGGACAATACGAACGCTTGAGGACTCGCCGCAACATCTCGCGTTTTTCATGCCGCACTCAGGATCCTTTCGACTGTCGATCGGGAAGCGGACCGTCGAAAGCGGCGCTGGTCACCTGCTTATGGCCAACAACCACGAAGCCGGCGATCGCGTGATCCAGGGTGGACCGCACCGCTCGGACGTCCTGTTCCTGGATTGGAAGGTTGTGAAGAGGACGCTCGCCTCGCTGGTTGAACCGCCACTCTCCGAGTCGCTCGACCTCGACCCTGTGCTCGATCTTGCAACGCAGTCAGGCCAGCTCATTGGCAATCTGCTCCAGACGATCGTGCAGGGCATGCGCAACGGCGGTCCGCTTCTATCTTCGCCCCTTGCCGCAGCGGCGATGAGCGAAACTCTCGCTCATCTGGTGCTCCGATTTGGCCGGCATCGTTTCTCTCATCATCTGGAAAGAAAGAAGGTATCGTTGATTGCGCCTTGGCATGTTCGACGGGCCATCGACTACATGCATGCCAATATCGCGGAACCTCTCACCATGACGATGGTTGCCGATGGTGTCGGCGTTTCCCTTCGCGCGCTGCAAACGGGCTTTAAGGCCTTCAGGGGAACGTCGCCGGCAGGATACCTGCGCACGATCCGGCTACAGGCAGCCCGCGAGCATCTGCGGGACCCGACCAACCAGCAATCCGTCCGCGAAATCTGCGCGATATGGGGTTTTGCTCACGCGGGCAGGTTCTCCATTATCTACCGCAACACCTTTGGAGAAAGCCCGAGGGATACGCGGCTGCGGGCTGAACGCTTACGCTGA
- a CDS encoding ROK family transcriptional regulator: MKYAPLNHVAAHFLRDAHPARVASRNERDLLRLIWKSPGIERSSLTEPLDLTQQSLHRIVGRLHDRGMVAFSQSENRRAGPPSPELTLRREWCLTLGISVNVGSIGLCLMGFGEPVDNMEIPQTGSSLSEEMDRIEAAVEDILARRGAKRRDILGVGLAVAGHRMFETAFNCPLPLAHWSLIDLAPLLGERLGLPVWADNVARTAALAEAIFGVGRDVADFAYIAHLHGYGGGLVSGGMPFRGSFGNAGEFSVLFGRQDYDDRPALNQLLEHLRANGRVGLTLRDLKNENLVDWDGVEEWIDRVSPAHNRAVNAICAIFDPALIVLGGELPHSLATMLIERTEFNNLPRHGALRDVPALAVAQIIDAPGAIGAALIPLFETVL; this comes from the coding sequence ATGAAGTACGCTCCTTTAAACCATGTGGCCGCACATTTTTTGCGGGACGCGCATCCGGCGAGAGTAGCGTCTCGCAACGAACGGGACCTCTTGCGGTTGATCTGGAAGTCGCCCGGCATCGAACGCTCGAGCCTGACCGAACCGCTTGATCTCACCCAGCAATCGCTGCACAGAATCGTCGGGCGGCTCCATGATCGGGGAATGGTCGCCTTTTCCCAGTCGGAAAACCGACGGGCCGGTCCGCCCAGTCCAGAGCTGACGCTCCGACGGGAGTGGTGTCTGACGCTCGGCATCTCCGTCAACGTCGGCTCGATCGGCCTTTGCCTCATGGGTTTCGGTGAGCCGGTGGACAATATGGAAATTCCGCAGACGGGCTCGTCGCTGTCCGAGGAGATGGACCGGATCGAAGCGGCGGTCGAAGACATTCTTGCCCGACGCGGTGCCAAGCGGCGCGACATTCTCGGCGTCGGCCTCGCAGTCGCCGGCCACCGCATGTTTGAAACGGCTTTCAATTGTCCCCTGCCGCTAGCCCATTGGTCTCTGATCGACCTGGCGCCCTTGCTTGGAGAGCGACTTGGCCTGCCGGTCTGGGCGGATAATGTCGCCAGGACCGCGGCTCTGGCGGAAGCCATCTTCGGCGTTGGACGTGACGTCGCCGATTTTGCCTATATCGCCCATCTTCACGGTTATGGCGGCGGCCTGGTTTCCGGGGGCATGCCGTTTCGCGGCAGTTTCGGGAATGCCGGTGAATTCTCCGTTCTCTTCGGACGTCAGGACTACGACGATCGCCCCGCCCTCAACCAGCTGCTCGAACATCTTCGCGCCAACGGGCGCGTGGGCCTGACCCTGAGGGATCTGAAGAACGAAAATCTGGTGGATTGGGATGGCGTCGAGGAATGGATCGACCGCGTCAGTCCGGCCCACAATCGGGCCGTCAATGCGATCTGCGCGATCTTCGACCCGGCATTGATCGTGCTTGGCGGCGAGCTTCCACATTCGCTTGCGACAATGCTGATCGAACGCACCGAATTCAACAATCTCCCTCGGCATGGCGCATTGCGCGACGTTCCGGCGCTGGCCGTGGCACAGATCATCGATGCCCCCGGCGCCATCGGCGCGGCCTTGATCCCGCTCTTCGAAACCGTTTTGTGA